A region from the Aegilops tauschii subsp. strangulata cultivar AL8/78 chromosome 5, Aet v6.0, whole genome shotgun sequence genome encodes:
- the LOC109744556 gene encoding aquaporin PIP2-6 has protein sequence MGKEVDVGALEAGGARDYSDPPPAPLVDVDELGKWSLYRAVIAEFVATLLFLYITVSTVIGYKHQTDASASGPDAACGGVGILGIAWAFGGMIFVLVYCTAGISGGHINPAVTFGLFLARRVSLVRALLYMAAQCLGAVCGVGLVKGFQSGLYARHGGGANEVGAGYSVGAGLAAEIVGTFVLVYTVFSATDSKRNARDSHVPVLAPLPIGFAVFMVHLATIPITGTGINPARSLGAAVIYNGDKAWSDQWIFWVGPFIGAAIAALYHQTILRASARGYGSFRSNA, from the exons ATGGGCAAAGAGGTCGACGTGGGTGCCCTCGAGGCCGGCGGCGCCCGGGACTACTCCGACCCTCCGCCGGCCCCGCTGGTGGACGTCGATGAGCTCGGCAAGTGGTCCCTGTACCGCGCGGTGATCGCCGAGTTCGTGGCCACGCTGCTCTTCCTCTACATCACGGTGTCCACCGTCATCGGGTACAAGCACCAGACGGACGCGTCGGCGTCGGGGCCCGACGCGGCGTGCGGTGGGGTGGGCATCCTCGGCATCGCGTGGGCGTTCGGGGGCATGATCTTCGTCCTCGTCTACTGCACCGCCGGCATCTCCGGCGGGCACATTAACCCGGCCGTGACGTTCGGCCTCTTCCTGGCGCGCAGGGTGTCCCTGGTGCGCGCGCTGCTCTACATGGCCGCGCAGTGCCTCGGCGCCGTCTGCGGCGTCGGGCTCGTCAAGGGGTTCCAGAGCGGGCTCTACGCGCGCCACGGCGGCGGCGCGAACGAGGTCGGCGCCGGGTACTCGGTCGGTGCGGGGCTCGCCGCGGAGATCGTCGGCACCTTCGTGCTCGTCTACACCGTCTTCTCCGCCACCGATTCCAAGCGCAACGCTCGTGACTCCCACGTCCCG GTGTTGGCGCCGCTGCCAATCGGGTTCGCGGTGTTCATGGTGCACCTGGCCACCATCCCGATCACCGGGACGGGGATCAACCCGGCGAGGAGTCTCGGCGCCGCCGTCATATACAACGGCGACAAAGCCTGGAGCGATCAG TGGATCTTCTGGGTGGGGCCGTTCATCGGCGCGGCGATCGCAGCGCTCTACCACCAGACGATCCTCCGCGCAAGCGCCAGGGGCTATGGCTCCTTCCGGAGCAACGCCTAG